The following proteins come from a genomic window of Flavobacteriaceae bacterium MAR_2010_188:
- a CDS encoding SprT-like family protein: protein MQEAINSQIPEAAIAEITQLLSHDELVVKIKRKRKTKHGDYRLLPDGKHQITVNESLNKYRFLITLVHEIAHFEAFKKFGRKIKPHGKEWKSTFQRLMLPFINPEIFPNDVLPLLAKHFRNPKASSNSDEKLYLALKQFDPPSEKSFIFEVREGETFLAQNNKKYKMGKKRVKRFECLELENNRLWLFNPNAEVDVIGDAQLSSKKVG, encoded by the coding sequence ATGCAAGAGGCAATAAATAGTCAAATACCCGAAGCTGCAATTGCTGAGATTACTCAGCTCTTGTCTCATGACGAGCTTGTGGTTAAGATTAAGCGTAAACGAAAGACCAAACATGGTGACTATCGTTTACTGCCAGATGGAAAGCACCAGATTACCGTAAACGAAAGTCTAAACAAATACAGATTTCTTATTACGCTGGTGCATGAAATTGCTCACTTTGAAGCTTTCAAGAAGTTTGGTCGTAAAATCAAGCCGCATGGTAAGGAATGGAAGTCAACCTTTCAAAGATTGATGCTGCCATTTATTAATCCAGAAATATTCCCGAACGATGTTTTGCCATTACTAGCTAAACATTTCAGAAATCCTAAGGCTAGCAGTAATTCTGACGAAAAATTGTATTTGGCCCTAAAACAATTTGACCCTCCTAGCGAAAAATCCTTTATTTTCGAAGTGAGAGAGGGTGAAACCTTTCTTGCACAAAATAATAAGAAATATAAAATGGGTAAAAAGCGCGTAAAGCGCTTTGAATGCCTGGAACTAGAAAACAATAGACTTTGGTTGTTTAATCCAAATGCTGAGGTAGATGTAATCGGTGATGCGCAACTTTCAAGCAAAAAGGTAGGTTAA
- a CDS encoding Por secretion system C-terminal sorting domain-containing protein, whose translation MYLRYFSGILLLTILSSFTNTATAEGFPSNLKSGDVLSETVMVADTTKTLSIPSTRSNLRISSAADNHSVARMWNEAVLQAIRNDYARPTVHARNLFHTTIAMYDAWALYDAKAKPYLMGNTLHGFTSNMQNFTPQESIEISRKKAISYAAFRLLDYRFKNSPDFADTKAIIDNLMTSLGYDKTFTSTDYASGNAAALGNYIAQTIMSYGNADGARELDGYNNEYYTPVNDPLNPTVSGNPTISNPNRWQPLSLDTYIDQSGNVITGNVVNFLSPEWGNVNVFAMSDDDRTVKTRDGHDYIIYHDPGPPPQLSTTTNNQSSDYYKWNFSLVAAWSSHLDPSDDVLWDISPNSIGNLSLNDLPTNYADYPNFYDYENGGDGSPGYSVNPKTGQPYTPQMVQRGDYARVLAEFWADGPDSETPPGHWFTLLNYCNDSPSLVKRFGGQGPILSDLEWDVKGYLILGGAMHDAAISAWGIKGYYDFIRPVSAIRYMGDQGQSSDPNLPHYSVSGFPLREGYVELVKAGDPLVGSNNMNLNKIKLRSWKGPDYITDPATQDAGVDWILAEDWWPYQRPSFVTPPFAGYISGHSTYSRAAAEVLTLFTGDAFFPGGMGSFEAPKNDFLVFEEGPSENITLQWATYRDASDQCSLSRIWGGIHPPADDIAGRLIGYQIGHEAFDFAVSYFNSTLGVDDKIVESFKVYPNPVVNNEVYVTRSTDSDQFHLIDVQGRTIPIIEKQFDAGRSLSKLSFPKSLNSGMYILRVNNVSKILAIKGR comes from the coding sequence ATGTACCTACGTTACTTCTCCGGTATCTTGTTATTAACGATACTTTCTAGTTTTACCAATACCGCAACTGCAGAAGGATTTCCTTCCAATTTAAAATCGGGAGATGTTCTTTCGGAAACAGTCATGGTAGCTGATACTACCAAAACCCTTTCTATTCCTTCGACGCGTTCTAATCTCAGGATTTCTAGCGCAGCGGATAACCATTCTGTAGCAAGGATGTGGAACGAGGCTGTTCTTCAAGCTATTCGGAATGATTACGCACGTCCTACTGTACATGCGAGAAATTTGTTTCATACAACAATAGCCATGTATGATGCTTGGGCACTTTACGATGCAAAAGCAAAACCTTATTTAATGGGCAATACTTTGCATGGTTTTACCAGTAATATGCAGAATTTTACTCCACAAGAGAGTATTGAGATTTCCAGAAAGAAAGCTATAAGTTACGCTGCCTTTAGGTTACTGGACTATAGATTTAAAAATTCTCCCGATTTTGCGGATACTAAAGCCATTATTGATAATTTAATGACGAGTTTGGGTTACGATAAAACGTTTACATCAACCGACTATGCTTCTGGTAATGCTGCGGCTTTGGGTAATTATATTGCTCAGACCATCATGTCTTACGGTAATGCAGATGGTGCTAGAGAATTAGATGGTTATAATAATGAGTATTATACTCCCGTTAATGATCCGTTGAACCCAACCGTTTCGGGTAATCCAACGATTTCTAATCCAAATAGATGGCAACCGCTTAGCTTGGATACATACATTGACCAAAGTGGAAATGTAATTACCGGGAATGTTGTGAATTTCTTAAGTCCTGAGTGGGGGAATGTGAATGTTTTCGCTATGTCCGACGATGACCGAACAGTTAAGACTAGAGATGGTCACGATTATATAATCTATCATGATCCAGGACCACCACCGCAATTAAGTACGACTACTAATAACCAATCTAGTGACTACTACAAGTGGAATTTTTCACTAGTCGCTGCATGGAGTTCGCATTTAGATCCCTCGGACGATGTTCTCTGGGATATTTCTCCGAACTCAATTGGGAATCTATCTTTAAATGATTTGCCGACAAACTATGCCGATTACCCTAATTTCTACGATTATGAAAATGGTGGTGACGGAAGTCCTGGTTATTCTGTAAACCCTAAAACTGGTCAGCCTTACACGCCGCAAATGGTTCAACGTGGAGACTATGCGAGAGTGCTAGCTGAATTCTGGGCAGATGGCCCAGATTCTGAAACACCTCCTGGCCATTGGTTCACCTTATTAAATTACTGTAACGATTCTCCTTCTTTAGTTAAGAGATTTGGAGGTCAAGGACCGATACTTTCAGATTTAGAGTGGGATGTAAAAGGATACTTAATTCTTGGAGGCGCGATGCACGATGCAGCAATTAGCGCATGGGGAATCAAAGGATATTACGATTTTATTAGACCAGTATCGGCTATTAGATACATGGGCGATCAAGGTCAGAGTTCTGATCCTAATCTGCCTCATTACAGTGTTTCTGGTTTTCCACTTCGCGAAGGTTATGTAGAATTGGTGAAAGCTGGTGATCCATTGGTAGGTTCTAACAATATGAATCTTAATAAAATTAAATTAAGAAGCTGGAAAGGCCCTGACTATATTACTGATCCTGCTACACAAGATGCAGGTGTAGATTGGATTTTAGCTGAAGATTGGTGGCCTTACCAAAGACCATCATTTGTTACCCCTCCTTTCGCAGGATATATCTCAGGTCATTCAACTTACTCTAGAGCGGCTGCAGAAGTACTAACACTTTTTACTGGGGATGCATTTTTCCCTGGAGGCATGGGTTCATTTGAAGCTCCAAAAAATGATTTCTTAGTATTTGAAGAAGGTCCTTCAGAAAATATAACCTTACAGTGGGCAACTTACAGAGATGCTTCTGATCAATGTAGCTTGAGTAGAATCTGGGGTGGTATCCATCCTCCTGCAGATGATATAGCCGGAAGACTAATTGGTTACCAAATTGGACACGAAGCGTTTGATTTTGCTGTTAGTTATTTCAATAGCACCTTAGGTGTAGATGATAAGATTGTGGAATCCTTTAAGGTTTATCCTAACCCGGTCGTCAATAACGAAGTTTACGTTACTAGAAGCACGGATTCAGATCAGTTTCACTTAATTGATGTCCAAGGACGTACAATTCCTATCATTGAGAAGCAATTCGATGCAGGTAGAAGTCTTTCAAAATTAAGTTTTCCAAAAAGTTTAAATTCTGGAATGTATATTTTGAGGGTTAACAATGTATCTAAGATTCTTGCTATAAAAGGTAGATAA
- a CDS encoding Peptidase family M28, producing the protein MKKLLFLVGTIGLLGCKSTPSPDKTSTTTTLSTPQTKSQTSVSNSYSVSADDIKKNLSFFASDDLEGREAGSEGIDKAATYIEDYLKTVGVKPYFESYRDNFMLNDLNTFNVVGVVEGSDPQLKNEYIVIGAHYDHIGVMKGQVGDSIANGANDNASGTSTIMEIAKYFGTKQTNKRSIIFAFFSAEEKGLKGSQHLAEELKKKNIELYTMLNFEMTGVPFVGRDYVAFITGYELSNLAEKMNSYAGDNFIGMSDVSKKYNLFMRSDNYAFYQAFKTPCHTISTCDLTNFDEYHKAGDEVQLMDFSHMAKLTNKVIPVIERMANTPTEEIKMNE; encoded by the coding sequence ATGAAAAAACTTTTATTCCTTGTTGGGACAATCGGGTTATTAGGATGTAAATCTACACCGAGCCCTGATAAAACTAGTACTACCACCACATTGTCTACTCCCCAGACTAAAAGTCAGACTTCGGTATCGAATAGTTATTCTGTCTCTGCAGACGATATAAAAAAGAACCTTTCGTTTTTCGCCTCGGACGACTTAGAGGGGAGAGAAGCAGGTAGTGAAGGAATAGATAAAGCCGCAACCTACATTGAAGATTATTTAAAAACGGTTGGTGTAAAGCCATATTTTGAAAGTTATCGCGACAACTTTATGCTGAACGATTTAAACACTTTTAATGTTGTTGGTGTTGTAGAAGGTAGTGACCCACAGTTAAAAAACGAATATATAGTTATAGGTGCGCATTATGACCATATCGGGGTAATGAAAGGCCAAGTAGGAGATTCTATTGCTAATGGCGCTAATGATAATGCTTCGGGAACCTCCACAATAATGGAAATCGCCAAATATTTTGGGACTAAGCAAACCAATAAGAGAAGTATCATTTTCGCATTCTTTTCTGCGGAAGAAAAAGGTCTTAAAGGGTCACAACATCTTGCGGAAGAATTAAAGAAAAAGAATATTGAACTTTATACGATGCTGAACTTTGAAATGACCGGCGTTCCATTTGTGGGAAGGGATTATGTTGCCTTTATAACCGGTTACGAACTCTCTAATTTGGCAGAAAAGATGAATAGTTATGCCGGTGACAACTTCATCGGAATGTCCGATGTTTCAAAAAAATATAATTTGTTTATGCGTTCGGATAATTATGCATTTTATCAAGCCTTCAAAACACCATGTCATACTATTTCAACTTGTGATTTGACCAACTTTGATGAATATCATAAAGCTGGAGATGAAGTACAACTTATGGATTTTAGTCATATGGCCAAACTTACCAATAAAGTGATTCCGGTGATTGAAAGAATGGCTAACACCCCAACTGAAGAAATCAAGATGAATGAGTAA
- a CDS encoding pyruvate dehydrogenase E2 component (dihydrolipoamide acetyltransferase) produces MAEVINMPRLSDTMEEGTVASWLKKVGDKIVEGDILAEIETDKATMEFESFHEGTLLHIGVQEGETTKVDELLAIIGEEGEDISDLLNGSKSDSKKEEKKEEKDEEDNESEDEDDTKSEDSKESKNSKEPKEEKESDDDDSEDESQSKGETSSKDELPEGVIVVTMPRLSDTMEEGTVATWLKKVGDKVEEGDILAEIETDKATMEFESFQSGTLLEVGLQEGETAKVDSLLAIIGPKGTDVSGIAKNYSSGSKSSEAPKTEAKQDKTEEKVKAPKEEAPAAKKEVSTSSSASDSDRIFASPLAKKMAEDKGVQLNKIKGSGENGRIVKRDVESYTPEASNVGAVGKFVPTGQEDFDEKPNSQMRKVIAKRLGESKFTAPHYYLNVEFDMDNAIAFREQYNSLPDTKISFNDMIVKACALALKLHPQVNSQWFPDKMRLNNHVHIGVAVAVEDGLVVPVVKFANEQSLPQLGAAIKEFAGRARNKKLKPDEMEGSTFTVSNLGMFGIESFTSIINQPNSAILSVGTIIQKPVVKNGQVVAGNTMKLSLACDHRTVDGATGAQFLQTLKGYIENPVTMLVG; encoded by the coding sequence CCGAAGTAATAAATATGCCACGCCTTAGCGATACCATGGAAGAAGGTACCGTTGCGAGCTGGTTAAAAAAAGTTGGGGATAAGATTGTAGAAGGAGATATTTTGGCCGAAATTGAAACTGACAAGGCAACGATGGAATTTGAATCCTTTCACGAAGGAACCTTGTTGCATATTGGCGTTCAAGAAGGTGAAACCACTAAAGTAGATGAGCTATTGGCGATTATTGGCGAAGAAGGTGAAGATATTTCAGATTTATTGAATGGTTCTAAATCAGATTCAAAAAAAGAAGAAAAGAAGGAAGAAAAGGACGAAGAGGATAACGAATCTGAAGACGAAGACGACACAAAATCAGAAGACTCTAAAGAATCAAAGAATTCTAAAGAACCAAAAGAAGAAAAAGAATCGGACGATGACGATTCAGAAGATGAGTCACAATCAAAAGGAGAAACTTCTTCTAAAGATGAGCTCCCAGAAGGAGTAATTGTAGTTACTATGCCACGTCTTAGTGATACTATGGAAGAAGGAACTGTGGCGACATGGTTAAAGAAAGTCGGCGATAAAGTTGAAGAAGGTGATATTCTTGCCGAAATAGAAACCGACAAGGCAACTATGGAATTTGAATCATTCCAGTCTGGTACTTTATTAGAAGTTGGTTTACAAGAAGGCGAAACTGCAAAAGTTGATTCTTTACTCGCCATAATCGGTCCTAAAGGTACCGATGTATCAGGAATAGCAAAAAATTATAGCTCTGGTTCTAAATCATCTGAAGCTCCTAAAACTGAAGCTAAACAAGATAAAACAGAAGAAAAAGTCAAGGCTCCTAAAGAGGAAGCTCCAGCAGCTAAGAAAGAGGTTTCAACTTCTAGTTCTGCATCTGATTCTGATAGAATATTTGCGTCTCCACTAGCTAAGAAAATGGCAGAGGACAAAGGCGTTCAACTTAATAAAATTAAAGGTTCTGGTGAAAATGGTCGTATTGTAAAACGCGATGTAGAATCTTATACTCCGGAGGCTTCAAATGTTGGAGCGGTCGGTAAATTTGTTCCAACTGGTCAAGAAGATTTCGATGAAAAACCGAATTCACAAATGCGTAAGGTTATCGCCAAACGTTTAGGTGAATCCAAATTTACAGCGCCACATTATTATCTTAATGTTGAGTTCGATATGGATAATGCCATTGCTTTTAGAGAGCAATACAATTCCTTGCCAGACACTAAGATTTCTTTTAACGATATGATTGTTAAGGCTTGTGCACTTGCACTTAAACTGCATCCACAAGTTAACTCTCAATGGTTTCCTGATAAGATGAGGTTAAATAACCACGTACACATTGGTGTTGCGGTGGCGGTTGAAGATGGATTGGTTGTTCCGGTTGTAAAATTCGCAAATGAACAGAGTTTGCCGCAATTAGGCGCAGCAATAAAAGAATTTGCGGGACGAGCAAGAAACAAAAAACTGAAGCCAGACGAAATGGAAGGCAGTACATTCACAGTTTCAAATTTAGGAATGTTTGGTATCGAAAGTTTCACTTCGATTATTAATCAACCTAACTCTGCGATACTTTCTGTTGGTACTATTATTCAAAAACCAGTGGTTAAAAACGGTCAAGTTGTTGCCGGAAATACCATGAAGCTTTCGCTTGCCTGTGATCATAGGACAGTAGATGGTGCAACTGGAGCTCAATTTTTACAAACTCTAAAAGGATATATCGAGAATCCGGTGACGATGCTGGTCGGTTAA
- a CDS encoding Short-chain dehydrogenase gives MSKKNVIITGTSRGIGYELAKIFSNNGHTVLALSRNSAPIEDLNLDSVSALACDLNNPSDLQEVEKHISVNLQRVDILINNAGALINKPFVSTSTADFLEVYKTNVFAVAELIRIAHPFMKSDGHIVNISSMGGIQGSLKFPGLAAYSSSKGALITLSELLAEEFKENGPSVNVLALGAVQTEMLEEAFPGYNAPTSAAEMANYIYDFSMTGNQFYNGKILQVSNSTP, from the coding sequence ATGAGTAAAAAAAACGTCATCATAACAGGGACCAGCCGAGGAATTGGCTATGAATTGGCTAAGATCTTTTCCAACAATGGACATACTGTATTGGCTCTATCTCGAAATTCTGCTCCAATTGAAGATTTAAATTTAGATAGTGTTTCTGCGCTTGCCTGCGACTTAAATAATCCTTCAGATTTGCAAGAAGTAGAAAAACATATTTCTGTGAATCTTCAACGCGTGGATATTCTTATAAATAATGCCGGAGCATTAATAAATAAACCGTTTGTTTCAACTTCGACGGCCGACTTCCTAGAAGTGTATAAAACTAATGTATTTGCGGTTGCAGAATTAATTAGAATCGCACATCCATTTATGAAAAGTGATGGACACATCGTTAATATAAGTTCTATGGGTGGTATTCAAGGAAGTCTAAAGTTTCCTGGCTTGGCCGCTTATAGTTCAAGTAAAGGTGCTCTTATTACCCTATCAGAACTACTGGCAGAAGAATTTAAGGAAAATGGACCAAGTGTGAACGTGCTCGCGCTCGGCGCGGTGCAGACTGAAATGCTAGAGGAGGCATTCCCTGGATATAATGCTCCAACTTCGGCAGCGGAAATGGCAAATTATATTTATGATTTCTCGATGACTGGAAATCAATTTTATAACGGAAAAATTCTTCAAGTTTCGAATTCTACACCTTAA
- a CDS encoding mannose-1-phosphate guanylyltransferase has product MMNKNYYAILMAGGVGSRFWPVSTSMFPKQFHDMLGTGDTLIQKTFQRLTNIIPSENILILTNARYEDLVYKQLPNVVKSQVILEPAMRNTAPCILYASLKINKENEDAIILVAPSDHWIEDEAAFANDVNEAFQFCSKNDALMTLGINPTFPNTGYGYIEYDKDSQNYIKPVSQFTEKPDYETAKEFLSKGNFLWNAGIFAWSAKSVISAFKKHSPNLYQHFLKGNDTYNTATEATFIEENYPNAENISVDYAIMEDSDNVFVLPATFDWNDLGAWGSLFDKLEADENENVVVNAKTLSINSSGNLIRTERDKLVVVDGLKDYIIVDKEDVLLIFPKSKEQDIKETLQIVKDTFGDTFS; this is encoded by the coding sequence ATGATGAATAAAAATTACTATGCAATATTAATGGCCGGTGGAGTAGGATCTAGGTTTTGGCCGGTGAGCACAAGTATGTTTCCAAAGCAATTCCATGATATGCTTGGTACTGGAGATACGCTAATTCAAAAGACATTTCAACGACTTACAAATATTATTCCTTCAGAAAACATATTAATATTAACTAATGCGCGTTACGAAGATCTGGTATATAAACAACTGCCCAATGTTGTTAAGAGCCAAGTGATTCTAGAGCCAGCGATGAGAAATACAGCTCCCTGTATTTTATACGCATCCCTTAAGATTAATAAAGAGAATGAAGATGCTATAATCTTAGTGGCACCCAGTGATCATTGGATAGAAGATGAAGCCGCTTTTGCAAATGATGTAAATGAAGCGTTTCAATTTTGTTCTAAGAACGATGCCCTGATGACATTAGGGATTAACCCAACCTTTCCTAATACAGGATACGGATACATTGAATATGACAAAGATTCTCAGAATTATATAAAGCCTGTTAGTCAATTTACGGAGAAACCGGACTATGAAACCGCTAAGGAATTTTTGAGCAAAGGGAATTTCCTCTGGAACGCAGGCATCTTTGCTTGGAGCGCTAAGAGCGTGATTTCAGCATTTAAAAAGCACAGCCCTAATCTATATCAACATTTCCTAAAAGGAAATGATACTTATAATACAGCTACTGAAGCAACATTTATTGAAGAGAATTATCCCAATGCAGAGAATATCTCGGTAGATTATGCAATAATGGAAGATTCTGATAACGTTTTTGTTCTACCAGCAACGTTTGATTGGAACGATCTAGGCGCTTGGGGAAGTTTATTTGATAAATTGGAAGCTGACGAGAATGAAAATGTAGTCGTCAACGCAAAAACTTTATCGATTAATAGTTCTGGAAACTTAATCCGTACCGAAAGAGACAAACTTGTTGTGGTAGACGGACTTAAGGATTATATTATAGTTGATAAAGAAGATGTTCTGCTTATCTTTCCAAAATCTAAAGAACAAGATATAAAGGAGACCCTTCAAATAGTTAAGGATACCTTTGGAGATACATTTTCATAA
- a CDS encoding uncharacterized hydrophobic domain-containing protein yields MEIDKHDIDEEAKAKVAEQEKEIKDSKEAVKEDAKGLFESLQIFLKNLLDFREDTDRDATIAAIQADIPFRGATSWILVCSIFVASIGLNANSTAVVIGAMLISPLMGPILGIGFSIAVNDIDTLKRSLINLAVMIILSLLTAFLFFYFFPLSEDTSELLGRIRPDIRDVLIAFFGGLALIIARTKKGTIASVIFGVAIATALMPPLCTAGYGLAIGNFKYFGGAMYLFSINTIFIALATFLVLKVLKFPMQRYANSKRRRLVSRVATLVAIVVMIPAVWTFINVLTESRYQRDYKNFMKNEIESNNELWLQRDRLDMVNRKITLYFNGAISKATDSDLRNELKDYENISTFDLVINSNESRSADRIIDMYDRAVIDIELQDSTIIVLRKEIEDLQLNIKSLNDQLENKNINSDHIVFTGLARDAKIRYNQLEYFGLAERLESSDFIKVDTSTVVSLRWNSSLSDSLKVVEETKLRDWLKELLKTEKIIINRQ; encoded by the coding sequence ATGGAAATAGATAAACACGATATCGATGAGGAGGCGAAAGCAAAAGTCGCCGAACAAGAAAAGGAAATAAAGGATTCTAAGGAGGCGGTTAAAGAAGACGCGAAAGGTCTATTTGAAAGTTTACAGATATTCTTGAAAAACCTCCTTGATTTCCGTGAAGATACCGATCGCGATGCAACCATTGCGGCCATCCAAGCCGATATTCCCTTTAGAGGCGCGACTTCTTGGATTCTTGTTTGTTCAATTTTTGTCGCGTCCATCGGGCTTAATGCAAATTCTACCGCAGTAGTTATCGGTGCGATGTTAATCTCACCCTTAATGGGACCAATATTAGGTATTGGATTTTCTATCGCTGTAAACGATATAGATACTTTAAAACGATCATTGATCAATCTGGCGGTAATGATCATCCTCAGTTTGCTTACTGCTTTCCTATTCTTTTACTTTTTTCCTTTAAGCGAAGATACTTCTGAATTATTGGGTAGAATTAGACCCGACATTCGGGATGTTCTAATAGCATTCTTTGGTGGATTGGCCCTTATAATAGCGAGGACCAAAAAAGGTACGATAGCTTCCGTAATCTTTGGGGTAGCGATTGCAACAGCTTTAATGCCACCTTTATGTACCGCTGGTTATGGACTTGCCATAGGTAATTTTAAATACTTTGGTGGAGCGATGTACTTGTTCAGCATCAATACTATTTTTATCGCTCTCGCCACATTTTTAGTGTTGAAGGTTCTAAAATTCCCGATGCAGCGTTATGCTAATTCTAAAAGAAGGAGATTGGTGTCCCGAGTTGCAACGTTGGTGGCTATCGTAGTGATGATTCCAGCGGTATGGACATTTATCAATGTGTTGACAGAAAGTCGATACCAACGGGATTATAAGAATTTCATGAAGAATGAAATTGAATCGAATAACGAATTGTGGCTACAACGGGACCGATTAGATATGGTTAACCGTAAGATTACGCTTTATTTTAATGGCGCTATTTCAAAAGCTACAGATTCTGATTTGCGAAATGAATTGAAGGATTACGAAAATATTTCGACTTTTGATCTAGTGATCAATAGTAATGAAAGTAGGAGCGCAGACCGTATCATCGATATGTACGATAGAGCTGTGATAGATATAGAACTTCAGGACAGCACAATTATCGTCCTTCGAAAAGAAATTGAAGACTTACAGTTGAATATTAAAAGTCTGAATGACCAGCTAGAAAATAAAAATATTAATTCTGACCATATTGTATTTACCGGGCTGGCGCGTGATGCGAAAATCAGGTATAATCAGTTAGAATATTTTGGATTAGCAGAACGCTTAGAATCTTCAGATTTTATTAAGGTTGATACGTCTACTGTGGTTAGCTTGAGATGGAACTCATCTTTATCGGATAGTCTAAAAGTAGTTGAAGAAACCAAACTGAGAGATTGGCTTAAAGAATTATTGAAAACCGAAAAAATAATTATTAATCGTCAGTAG